A genomic segment from Acyrthosiphon pisum isolate AL4f chromosome A3, pea_aphid_22Mar2018_4r6ur, whole genome shotgun sequence encodes:
- the LOC100165546 gene encoding sister chromatid cohesion protein PDS5 homolog B-B, translating into MQEDMTYPAGCRPVTDDLGPDELIRRLKTLAHTLQAMGQDEGMYQQYIPLTLHLAEDYFLKHASKDVQLLIACCIADVLRVYAPEAPYKDPEQVKGIFMFLIKQLAGLKDPKDPAFKRYFYLLENLAYVKSFNMCFELEDCQEIFCKLFSLMFKIVNDEHSTKVKSFMLDILCPLICESDMVASELLDIILINIVEPNKSQRKNAYSLAKELIVKCSNTLEPYIQSFFNHVLILGKNEKNLAISTKTYDLIYELNRISPSVLLAVLPQLECKLKSTVEQERHGTVSLLARMFSERDSNLASHHNILWQAFLSRFNDISVSIRIKCVQYAMHLLLNQPELRQDLTEALRLRSSDSDMNVRHETVMAIVSTAKHDFEPIADNEELLLVVKQRMCDKKFKIRKEATSGLAFIYKTYLNDPDIPQGTKKAFTWIKDKILHGYYRACVEDKSLVERLVNTSLVPYQLPPEERMKRLYHLYGTIDDYAKKAFMEIQKTQLLIRSHLKEFLDNHKKEDSPQKDKEIQASIKLLTRYLPESVKAAEFIGKFSQHLIKDSTLLSCMDTIAKQNSSTAEISEATNLVLRKLGQPVMTNLYYNTVKALLERASSVMIDSQALKELFNHVENCLNGGNMIEELGLHPETAAYRGLELLNVLSNTFACHFYHPDILDKLLDLLHHDDEYIAPQVLTMLTTIGKYSPLGDSYPEFTEKLIPICKELAVSGTPKQAKGAIRCLYVNVFKSKNDIFDDIVEKTKINLEPDSKHYETAIVALGHLAINVAEKYNVHFKNMISRKIVKELLVKVSVKSELYNADANWCSEDILPKGTKCRAEGMKAMARWLIGLKNDKVSAQKTFRMFNAFLSQKGDLTQSGILSKSELAWLRLQAGCSMLKICEQKGVGDQYTAEQFFLLSRLMMDEVLEVREIFAAKLHKGLGRGLPFKCLPLDFMGMYALAGLEADERLRSKIYDYVLKDINRRREYARNLTQGSATCSIEKAMAQLPHILPDYMLLFAISILTHSPVYKDNRDEESLTLMQQCLWFILEPLITKNDSYNFGFYKEMLERVKNYVDAVEPTNETINAKMWALCDLAMSVLVVHTSTFETSPFSEIRISAMFFKRHDDSMFVNVKVYLPEKFQIKQVNNNGKKTGLSAALKSTKIRTQKHNIQTSRANESKVNNDAQDSTMLDMSVEREEDEDVIEPKRRRTTRNNNFS; encoded by the exons ATGCAGGAGGATATGACGTATCCGGCTGGATGCCGTCCAGTTACAGATGATCTGGGTCCAGATGAACTTATTCGCCGATTAAAA acTTTAGCTCATACTCTTCAAGCAATGGGTCAAGATGAAGGGATGTATCAACAATATATACCGTTGACTTTACATTTGGCtgaagattattttttaaaacatgctAGTAAAGATGTTCAGCTTTTAATAGCATGTTGCATCGCTGATGTACTCAGAGTTTATGCTCCTGAAGCTCCATACAAAGATCCAGAGCAAGTCAAA GGCATATTTATGTTCCTAATTAAGCAACTTGCCGGTCTAAAAGATCCAAAGGATCCAGcttttaaacgttatttttatcttttggaAAATCTTGCTTATGTTAAGTCTTTTAATATGTGTTTTGAGCTTGAAGATTGTCAagaaatattttgcaaattattttcactcATGTTTAAAATTGTCAA tgATGAACATTCAACTAAAGTAAAATCTTTTATGCTTGACATTTTATGTCCATTAATATGTGAATCTGATATGGTAGCCAGTGAACttcttgatattattttaataaatattgttgaacCTAATAAATCACAAAGAAAAAATGCATATTCATTGGCTAAAGAACTTATTGTTAAATGCTCAAACACTTTAGAGCCTTATATCCAATCg ttttttaatcatgttttaatattgggaaagaatgaaaaaaatctaGCTATAAGTACTAAAACTTATGATCTCATTTATGAATTGAACAGAATCAGTCCATCTGTATTGTTGGCTGTGCTTCCACAACTTGAATGCAAACTGAAGTCAACTGTTGAACAAGAACGTCATGGTACTGTGTCCCTTTTAGCTCGCATGTTTTCAGAAAGAGATTCAAATCTTGCTagccatcataatattttatggcaaGCATTTCTTAGCCGATTTAATGATATATCTGTTAGCATCCGCATTAAGTGTGTTCAGTATGCTATGCATTTACTTTTAAATCAACCTGAACTTCGCCAAGATCTGACAGAAGCATTACGTTTAAGAAGTTCTGATAGTGACATGAATGTACGTCATGAAACAGTTATGGCTATTGTATCAACAGCTAAACATGACTTTGAACCAATTGCAGATAATGAAGAATTACTTTTAGTTGTTAAGCAAAGAATGTGTGATAAAAag tttaaaataagaaaagaaGCTACATCTGGGCTagcatttatatacaaaacatatttaaatgatcCAGACATTCCTCAAGGCACTAAAAAAGCATTCACTTGGATCAAAGATAAAATTTTACATGGGTATTATAGAGCTTGTGTTGAAGATAAATCATTGGTTGAACGACTAGTGAATACATCTTTAGTACCATATCAACTACCACCTGAAGAGAGAATGAAGAGACTTTATCATTTGTATGGTACAATTGATGATTATGCTAAAAAAGCTTTTATGGAGATTCAAAAAACTCAACTTTT aattCGTTCACATTTAAAAGAATTTCTTGATAATCACAAGAAAGAAGACAGTCCTCAAAAAGATAAAGAAATTCAggcaagtataaaattattaactcgGTATTTACCTGAATCAGTTAAAGCAGCTGAGTTTATTGGAAAATTTTCACAACACCTAATTAAAGATTCTACTCTATTAAGTT GTATGGATACAATTGCCAAACAAAATTCTAGTACTGCCGAAATATCCGAAGCTACTAATTTAGTTTTACGAAAGCTTGGTCAACCAGTAATGACAAATCTATATTACAACACTGTAAAAGCACTTTTGGAAAGAGCATCATCGGTGATGATAGACTCCCAAGCGTTAAAG gaATTGTTTAATCATGtggaaaattgtttaaatggtGGAAATATGATAGAAGAACTTGGTTTACACCCAGAAACTGCAGCTTATAGAGGACTCGAGCTTctcaat gtattatcaaatacatttgcTTGCCACTTTTATCATCCAGACATACTGGATAAACTGCTAGATTTATTACATCATGATGATGAGTACATTGCTCCTCAAGTTCTCACCATGTTGACTACAATTGGCAAATATAGTCCACTTg gtGATTCGTACCCAGAATTCACAGAAAAGTTAATACCAATATGTAAAGAATTGGCAGTAAGCGGTACTCCGAAACAAGCTAAAGGAGCTATACGTTGTTTATAtgtcaatgtatttaaatctaaaaatgatatttttgatgatattgttgag aaaactaaaattaatttagaaccaGATTCAAAACATTATGAAACAGCAATAGTAGCTCTTGGGCATTTAGCTATCAATGTggctgaaaaatataatgtccATTTCAAGAATATGATTTCTCGAAAG attgttAAAGAATTATTAGTTAAAGTGTCTGTAAAAAGTGAACTTTATAATGCTGATGCTAATTGGTGCTCCGAAGACATTTTACCTAAAGGCACAAAGTGTAGA gCTGAAGGTATGAAGGCTATGGCAAGGTGGCTTATTGGCTTAAAGAATGATAAAGTATCAGCTCAAAAAACGTTTAGAATGTTTAATGCATTTTTGTCACAAAAAGGCGACCTTACACAATCTGGAATCTTATCAAAATCTGAATTAGCTTGGTTGCGATTGCAAGCAGGCTGTTCTATGTTAAAGATTTGTGAACAAAAAGGTGTAGGAGATCAATATACAGCTGAACAGTTCTTTTTATTATCAAGACTTATgatg GATGAAGTTTTAGAAGTGCGAGAAATTTTTGCTGCGAAACTCCATAAAGGTCTAGGGAGAGGTTTACCCTTCAAATGTCTCCCATTAGATTTTATGGGAATGTACGCTTTGGCTGGACTTGAAGCAGATGAACGATTGAGGAGTAAAATCTATGACTATGTCTTAAAAGATATAAACAGAAGACGGGAGTATGCCAGAAATTTAACTCAAGGATCTGCCAcat gttcgATTGAAAAAGCAATGGCACAATTACCTCATATTTTACCTGATTACATGTTGCTGTTTGCTATTTCAATTTTAACCCACTCTCCAGTGTATAAAGATAATAGAGATGAAGAAAGTCTGACATTAATGCAACAGTGCCTATGGTTCATTCTTGAACCATTAATCACCAAAAATGATTCTTATAATTTTGGATTTTACAAAGAGATGTTGGAGCgagtaaaaaattatgttgacGCTGTAGAACCAACTAATGAGACTATCAATGCG AAAATGTGGGCTCTTTGTGATTTGGCAATGAGCGTATTAGTAGTTCATACTAGTACATTTGAAACATCTCCTTTTTCTGAAATTAGAATTTCTGCAATGTTTTTCAAGAGGCACGATGATTCCATGTTTGTGAACGTAAAAGTTTATTTGCCAGAAAAATTCCAAATCAAA caaGTGAACAATAATGGGAAAAAAACTGGACTTTCAGCTGCCTTAAAATCCACTAAGATCCGAACTCAGAAACATAACATTCAAACCAGTCGAGCTAATGAATCTAAAGTA